A part of Candidatus Binatia bacterium genomic DNA contains:
- the hpnJ gene encoding hopanoid biosynthesis associated radical SAM protein HpnJ: MKTLFLSPPSFDGFDGGAGARYQAKREVTSFWYPTWLAQPAALVPDSTLVDAAPHQQTIDDVLAIAKKHELVIMHTSTPSLPNDVECARRLKAQNPKLKVGFIGAHVAVLPEQTLRDNPIIDFVCRNEFDYTCKELAEGRPWNEIVGLSYRDENGEIHHNEERPQIHDWDAMPSVLPIYAKFLDITKYYNGYLLHPYVSWYTGRGCTAKCTFCLWPQTIGGHVFRHKSPEAVGRDLDEANAIFGSSVREYMFDDDTLTNEKAYAIELSKHMKRLNLSWACNARAHVDYDTLKILRDNNLRVLLVGFESGNQEILYRIKKGLKLEMAREFMKNCHKLGIKVHGTFIIGLPVDTPETVRETIEFAKELDPHTIQVSIASPYPGTELYSQAMENGWFARDDLVSGKGHQTSTLRYDTLSTAEIEDSVERMYREFYFRPKKIAKIVAEMVTSRQMMVRRLREGGEFFSYLRARRAQAGQRRVEAAAT, translated from the coding sequence CGCTGGTCGATGCGGCGCCCCATCAGCAGACGATCGACGACGTCTTGGCGATCGCGAAAAAGCACGAGCTCGTGATCATGCACACGAGCACGCCCTCGCTCCCGAACGACGTCGAGTGCGCGCGGCGGCTCAAGGCGCAGAATCCCAAGCTCAAGGTCGGCTTCATCGGCGCGCACGTCGCCGTGCTTCCCGAGCAGACGCTGCGGGATAACCCGATCATCGACTTCGTCTGCCGGAACGAATTCGATTACACGTGCAAGGAGCTCGCCGAGGGGCGGCCTTGGAACGAGATCGTCGGGCTCTCGTATCGCGACGAGAACGGCGAGATCCATCACAACGAGGAGCGGCCGCAGATCCACGACTGGGACGCAATGCCGAGCGTGTTGCCGATCTACGCGAAGTTCCTCGACATCACGAAGTATTACAACGGCTATCTTCTTCATCCGTACGTCTCGTGGTACACCGGCCGGGGCTGCACCGCGAAGTGCACGTTCTGTCTCTGGCCGCAGACGATCGGCGGGCACGTCTTCCGTCACAAGAGCCCCGAGGCGGTCGGCCGCGATCTCGACGAGGCCAACGCGATTTTCGGATCGTCGGTGCGCGAGTACATGTTCGACGACGACACGCTGACGAACGAGAAAGCCTACGCGATCGAACTCAGCAAGCACATGAAGCGCCTGAACCTGAGTTGGGCCTGCAACGCCCGCGCCCACGTTGATTACGACACGCTGAAGATCCTGCGCGACAACAACCTACGGGTTCTGCTCGTCGGTTTTGAATCGGGCAACCAAGAGATTCTCTACCGCATCAAAAAGGGTCTCAAGCTCGAGATGGCGCGCGAGTTCATGAAGAACTGCCACAAGCTCGGCATCAAGGTGCACGGCACGTTCATCATCGGGTTGCCGGTGGATACGCCGGAGACCGTTCGCGAGACGATCGAGTTTGCCAAGGAACTCGACCCGCACACGATTCAGGTCTCGATCGCATCACCGTACCCGGGAACGGAACTCTACAGCCAAGCGATGGAAAACGGCTGGTTCGCCCGCGACGACTTGGTCTCCGGAAAGGGCCATCAGACCTCGACGCTGCGCTACGATACGCTCTCCACGGCTGAGATCGAAGACTCCGTGGAGCGGATGTACCGCGAGTTCTACTTCCGCCCGAAGAAGATCGCGAAAATCGTCGCGGAGATGGTCACGAGCCGCCAGATGATGGTGCGCCGGCTCCGAGAAGGCGGCGAGTTCTTCAGTTACCTGCGCGCTCGGCGCGCGCAGGCTGGTCAGCGCCGGGTCGAAGCCGCAGCGACGTAG
- the pstA gene encoding phosphate ABC transporter permease PstA, whose translation MSAPSGNLRRRRAFAWLGTMLALACAAIAAGALLVILGYVVVQGVGAVNWAFLTQLPHPVGIEGGGVGNGILGTIIIIGLATIMAVPLGLLTGIYLALFGRGPIPEALRFLSDVLSGVPSIAIGLFAYAVLVAPLKHFSAFSASFAFMMLMLPLLVRTSEQAIRSVPQTVREGALALGMSNYRATVHIVLPTARPAIITALLLAIARVTGETAPLLFTAFGSQFWEKNPNNPMAVLALQVFTYAISPYPNWQAQAWAGAFLLILAVLVLSLGARWMLRNAMRGLET comes from the coding sequence GTGAGCGCCCCATCGGGAAACCTGCGCAGACGGCGCGCGTTCGCGTGGCTGGGCACGATGCTCGCGCTCGCTTGCGCCGCGATCGCCGCCGGCGCGTTGCTCGTGATCCTTGGGTACGTCGTCGTTCAAGGCGTGGGCGCGGTCAACTGGGCCTTCCTGACGCAGCTCCCGCATCCCGTCGGCATCGAAGGCGGCGGCGTGGGCAACGGCATCCTCGGCACGATCATCATCATCGGCCTCGCGACGATCATGGCCGTTCCCCTCGGCCTGCTCACCGGGATCTACCTCGCGCTCTTCGGGCGCGGACCGATTCCCGAGGCGTTGCGGTTTCTTTCCGACGTGCTCTCGGGCGTTCCGAGCATCGCGATCGGGCTCTTCGCCTACGCGGTCTTGGTCGCTCCGCTCAAGCATTTTTCGGCCTTTTCGGCATCGTTCGCGTTCATGATGCTGATGCTGCCGTTGCTCGTTCGCACCTCGGAGCAGGCGATTCGCTCGGTGCCGCAGACCGTGCGTGAGGGCGCGCTCGCGCTCGGAATGTCGAATTACCGCGCCACCGTTCATATCGTCTTGCCGACCGCACGGCCGGCGATCATCACGGCGCTTCTGCTGGCAATCGCACGCGTCACGGGCGAAACCGCGCCGCTGCTCTTCACGGCGTTCGGCAGTCAGTTCTGGGAGAAGAACCCGAACAACCCGATGGCGGTGCTCGCGCTGCAAGTCTTCACGTACGCGATCTCGCCCTATCCGAACTGGCAGGCACAGGCGTGGGCCGGCGCGTTCCTCTTGATCCTCGCCGTGCTCGTCTTGAGCTTGGGAGCGCGCTGGATGCTGCGCAACGCGATGCGGGGGCTCGAGACGTGA
- a CDS encoding MFS transporter, protein MAEERFRNRDHMAINALWVGIHFQDAALMAIIVPALLLQIAPDNHTKVLAAISTAVAIGTAVVPPFAGAISDRLRREGGDRRIQTGLVLAVDAIALLAMYYVRSAFGLGVTAVAAMTAVVSGSVIYQVLLPEIVPRRFWGAAAGYRGAMTLVGTIIGLLLGALLPPHRALLGAMAGVVGSALTLLFVPASPPAGAPRERAHVRDRHDLIVTLIARAWIVLGMTLLTTYVLYFFHDVLGITNASASTGLVAGAAMLGAVVSSVVVGIVSDRLDRRLTVFLSGLPMTAAALGFALIPDPHIVFVWSLLFGLGYGGVFSVGWALALDSVPELGDVARDLGIWGTLSNLPMVVAPAIGAAIITGAPNASAGYRLLFASAGACFLLGSLTVLATHKPKAVPR, encoded by the coding sequence TTGGCAGAGGAACGATTTAGAAACCGCGATCACATGGCGATCAACGCGCTATGGGTCGGCATCCACTTTCAAGACGCGGCACTGATGGCTATCATCGTGCCGGCGCTTTTGCTGCAGATCGCGCCGGACAATCACACGAAGGTCCTCGCCGCGATATCTACGGCGGTGGCGATCGGCACGGCCGTCGTGCCGCCGTTTGCCGGAGCCATCTCGGACCGCCTGCGACGAGAGGGCGGCGACCGCCGCATCCAAACCGGGTTGGTTCTGGCGGTGGACGCAATCGCGCTTCTCGCGATGTACTACGTCCGGTCGGCCTTCGGACTCGGCGTCACGGCCGTCGCCGCGATGACCGCGGTCGTTAGCGGCTCGGTGATCTACCAAGTGCTTCTGCCGGAGATCGTTCCGCGGAGGTTTTGGGGAGCCGCCGCCGGGTATCGCGGCGCGATGACGCTCGTCGGAACGATCATCGGATTGCTGCTCGGGGCGCTGTTGCCGCCGCATCGAGCGCTCTTGGGAGCGATGGCCGGCGTCGTCGGGAGCGCGCTCACGCTGCTCTTCGTGCCGGCTTCGCCGCCGGCCGGCGCACCGCGCGAGCGGGCGCACGTGCGCGATCGTCACGATCTCATCGTCACGTTGATCGCCCGCGCCTGGATCGTCTTGGGAATGACGTTGCTCACGACCTACGTGCTCTATTTCTTCCACGACGTGCTGGGAATCACGAACGCATCGGCAAGCACGGGGCTCGTCGCGGGCGCCGCCATGCTCGGCGCCGTCGTATCGAGCGTCGTGGTCGGCATCGTCTCCGACCGGCTCGATCGACGCCTGACCGTCTTTCTCTCGGGGCTTCCGATGACGGCGGCCGCGCTCGGCTTCGCATTAATTCCCGACCCGCACATCGTCTTCGTATGGTCGCTGCTCTTCGGTCTCGGGTACGGAGGCGTATTCTCGGTCGGATGGGCGCTCGCGCTCGATTCGGTTCCCGAGCTGGGAGACGTCGCGCGCGATCTCGGTATATGGGGGACGCTCTCCAACTTGCCGATGGTCGTCGCGCCGGCGATCGGCGCAGCGATCATTACCGGTGCGCCGAACGCGAGCGCCGGGTACCGCTTGCTCTTTGCCAGCGCGGGCGCGTGCTTTCTATTAGGATCGCTGACGGTGCTCGCGACGCACAAGCCGAAAGCGGTCCCCCGATGA
- the fabG gene encoding 3-oxoacyl-[acyl-carrier-protein] reductase, with translation MFEGRVALITGGTRGIGAAITECLAESGASVAAGYNRGKESAEKFQKKMAEKGATVSIHQGRVDDVDDCNRVVKEVLDRFGRVDFLINNAGITVDKTVRKMTVDDWRQVLDVNLSGAFQMTKAVLEHMIERGSGRIVNISSVIGETGNVGQANYAASKAGLFGFTKSLALEMAQRGITVNSVAPGFIETEMVAAIPEAALSKVIEKIPQRRLGRPEEVARVVRFLLEDDSSYITGAVYSINGGLDM, from the coding sequence GTGTTTGAAGGTCGAGTGGCATTGATTACCGGCGGTACCCGCGGCATCGGCGCGGCGATCACGGAGTGCCTCGCGGAGAGCGGCGCCTCGGTCGCGGCCGGTTACAACCGGGGCAAAGAGAGCGCCGAGAAATTCCAAAAGAAGATGGCAGAGAAGGGTGCGACCGTCTCGATCCATCAGGGACGCGTGGACGACGTCGACGACTGCAATCGGGTCGTTAAAGAGGTGCTCGACAGGTTCGGCAGGGTGGACTTTCTCATCAACAATGCGGGCATTACCGTCGACAAGACGGTCCGCAAGATGACCGTCGACGACTGGCGGCAGGTGCTCGACGTGAACCTCTCGGGCGCGTTTCAGATGACGAAGGCCGTGCTCGAGCACATGATCGAGCGCGGGTCGGGCCGGATCGTGAACATCAGCTCGGTCATCGGCGAGACCGGCAACGTCGGTCAGGCGAACTACGCGGCCTCGAAAGCCGGCCTCTTCGGCTTCACGAAGAGCCTCGCACTCGAGATGGCGCAGCGCGGCATCACGGTGAACTCCGTCGCGCCCGGTTTCATCGAGACCGAGATGGTCGCGGCGATTCCGGAGGCCGCGCTCTCGAAGGTGATCGAGAAGATCCCACAGCGGCGACTCGGCCGCCCGGAGGAGGTCGCTCGCGTCGTACGTTTTCTGCTCGAAGACGATTCGAGCTACATCACCGGCGCCGTCTACTCGATCAACGGCGGCTTGGACATGTAG
- a CDS encoding alpha/beta fold hydrolase — protein sequence MSAVDEAIAPEELSYGIDVTGLDPASLTDALRAVVADVMMDPLRMTTWLTGFALAEQNVGLNMLRRLGGEAGSAPAFGDDKRFSDPEWSSNPMLAGLVEDYKARTQAAMQLVDAARLPEGTRRKAKFAMQLMCDAFAPSNVPWLNPGVVKEATESGGMSLVRGLENFLDDVKNNGGYPRQVDRSGFELGVNLAATPGRVVMRNELIELIAYEPQTPEVHEIPLLCSPPWINKYYIMDLAPGRSFVEWAVKHGHQTFMISYRNPDESMSHLTMDDYLRDGVLAALDKVREITGAPRVNLAALCLGGTLALIAMAYLAAHGQGDRIASATLTNTLVDFSIPGDLGVFTDEDTIQRLEQRMRERGYLDPAEMARTFDWMRSSDLIWSYVVNNWFKGKQPSAFDILAWNNDSTRMPVEMHSEYLRACYLHNAVVKPDAFTIGDTPIDLGKIVTPLYVLGAENDHIAPWRATYLTTQHVGGESKYVLTNAGHIAGIVNPPGGKRTWHYSKPIARRGESADEWLETADRHNGSWWEDWAGWASWHAGELRAPYPLPEGEPAPGRYVRETV from the coding sequence GTGAGCGCGGTAGACGAGGCCATCGCTCCCGAGGAGCTTAGCTACGGAATCGACGTCACCGGGCTCGATCCGGCATCGCTGACCGACGCGCTGCGCGCGGTCGTGGCCGATGTGATGATGGACCCGCTGCGGATGACCACGTGGCTGACCGGTTTCGCGCTCGCCGAGCAGAACGTCGGGCTCAACATGCTGCGCCGGCTCGGCGGCGAGGCGGGCTCGGCGCCGGCATTCGGTGACGACAAACGCTTCTCCGACCCCGAGTGGAGCTCGAATCCGATGCTGGCCGGCCTGGTCGAAGATTACAAGGCGCGCACGCAGGCCGCGATGCAACTGGTGGATGCGGCGCGTCTCCCTGAGGGAACGAGGCGTAAGGCGAAGTTCGCGATGCAGTTGATGTGCGACGCGTTCGCGCCGAGCAACGTCCCGTGGCTCAACCCCGGCGTCGTCAAAGAGGCAACGGAGAGCGGCGGCATGAGCCTCGTGCGAGGGCTCGAGAATTTCCTCGACGACGTCAAGAACAACGGTGGTTATCCGCGCCAGGTCGACCGGTCGGGCTTCGAGCTCGGCGTGAACCTGGCGGCGACGCCGGGCCGCGTCGTGATGCGCAACGAGCTGATCGAGCTGATCGCCTACGAACCGCAAACGCCCGAAGTGCACGAGATACCGCTCCTCTGCAGCCCGCCGTGGATCAACAAGTATTACATCATGGATCTCGCGCCGGGGCGCTCGTTCGTCGAATGGGCCGTCAAGCACGGGCATCAGACGTTCATGATCTCGTACCGCAATCCGGACGAGAGCATGTCGCATCTGACGATGGACGATTATCTTCGCGACGGCGTTCTCGCGGCGCTCGACAAGGTGCGGGAGATTACCGGCGCGCCTCGCGTGAATCTGGCGGCGCTCTGTTTGGGTGGCACCCTCGCGCTCATTGCGATGGCCTATCTCGCCGCCCACGGTCAGGGCGATCGCATCGCCTCGGCGACGCTGACGAACACGCTGGTGGATTTCAGCATCCCGGGCGATCTCGGCGTCTTCACCGATGAAGATACGATCCAACGCCTTGAGCAGCGGATGCGCGAGCGCGGCTATCTCGATCCGGCGGAGATGGCGAGAACGTTCGATTGGATGCGTTCGAGCGATTTGATCTGGAGCTACGTCGTCAACAACTGGTTCAAGGGGAAGCAGCCGTCGGCGTTCGACATCTTGGCCTGGAACAACGATTCGACGCGCATGCCGGTCGAGATGCACTCCGAGTATCTTCGCGCCTGCTACCTGCACAACGCCGTCGTCAAGCCCGACGCATTTACGATCGGCGACACGCCGATCGATCTCGGCAAGATCGTGACGCCGCTCTACGTGCTCGGTGCGGAGAACGACCATATCGCGCCGTGGCGCGCGACGTATCTCACGACGCAGCACGTCGGCGGCGAATCGAAGTACGTGCTGACGAATGCCGGGCACATCGCCGGCATCGTCAATCCTCCGGGCGGCAAGCGAACGTGGCACTACTCGAAACCGATCGCGCGTCGCGGCGAGAGCGCCGACGAATGGCTCGAGACCGCCGATCGCCACAACGGCTCCTGGTGGGAAGACTGGGCCGGGTGGGCGAGCTGGCACGCCGGCGAGCTGCGCGCGCCCTACCCGCTACCCGAGGGCGAGCCCGCGCCCGGACGCTACGTGCGAGAGACCGTATGA
- a CDS encoding methylated-DNA--[protein]-cysteine S-methyltransferase: MNASNDGAAIAEICRYIESHSDERLSLDRLAAIAAMSKFHFARRFKAIVGVTPREYAAEQRSRRFKAGLKAGSGVDASLYDAGYGSAARAYASAARNLGMTPTQYRRAGEGVAISYATLETPAGLMMIGATDRGICFAAFGDSVAELEQRLRAEYPKAEIAPMGAPEHPDFAIWVAAMRKRIEGERDDGALPLDIRATAFQVRVWKHLLTIPYGEVRSYREIARAIGEPRAARAVANACASNRAAVVIPCHRVIRESGDLGGYRWGLERKRALLDYERGRKPAAKLTAAPKGA; encoded by the coding sequence ATGAACGCATCGAACGACGGCGCCGCAATCGCCGAAATCTGCCGGTATATCGAGAGCCACAGCGACGAAAGGCTCTCGCTCGACCGGCTCGCGGCGATCGCCGCCATGAGCAAGTTCCACTTCGCGCGCCGCTTTAAAGCGATCGTCGGCGTAACGCCGCGCGAGTACGCCGCCGAGCAGCGCAGCCGCCGCTTCAAGGCCGGCTTAAAGGCCGGTTCCGGCGTGGATGCCTCTCTTTACGACGCGGGATACGGCTCCGCCGCTCGCGCTTACGCGAGCGCCGCGCGCAACCTCGGGATGACGCCGACGCAATACCGGCGCGCCGGCGAAGGCGTCGCGATCTCGTACGCAACGCTCGAGACGCCGGCGGGTCTCATGATGATTGGCGCGACCGATCGCGGCATCTGCTTCGCTGCGTTCGGAGATTCAGTCGCCGAACTCGAGCAACGATTGCGAGCGGAGTATCCGAAGGCCGAAATCGCCCCGATGGGCGCGCCGGAGCATCCGGACTTCGCGATTTGGGTCGCTGCGATGCGAAAGCGCATCGAAGGCGAACGCGACGACGGGGCGCTGCCGCTCGACATCCGGGCCACCGCATTTCAGGTGCGCGTTTGGAAGCATCTGCTGACGATTCCGTACGGCGAGGTGCGATCGTATCGAGAGATCGCGCGCGCGATCGGCGAGCCGCGCGCGGCGCGCGCGGTCGCGAATGCCTGCGCGTCAAACCGCGCGGCGGTCGTGATTCCCTGCCATCGCGTGATTCGCGAGTCCGGCGATCTCGGCGGTTATCGCTGGGGGCTCGAACGCAAACGCGCCCTACTCGATTACGAGCGCGGGCGCAAGCCGGCGGCGAAGCTGACCGCCGCTCCCAAGGGCGCATAG
- the hpnI gene encoding bacteriohopanetetrol glucosamine biosynthesis glycosyltransferase HpnI, with translation MFAHFLAAAFGVVTVAAIAYTCIATVCIARFGREPEQAGLDRPPPVTLLVPLHGAEYELEENLLSFALQDYPECQLVLGVAREDDAALAIARRVAAALPDRDIEIDIGEVPGARNPKIANVLSMMKKVRHDVLILADSDTRVTPAYVRSVTAPLHDESVGVVTCLFAGVPAGTLPSKLGAMFMTEQFIPSVLVNRLFRFPKHCLGPTNALRAETLAAIGGFEALAPHLADDYMLGNFAAALGRSVEISRYVIHTIVSDPTLSALWKHELRWHRTIRGVQPAGYAGMFLTYPLPLALLTLALAPRAATLALLVVAALARIVLQRVSARALRVAPASVWLVLPRDLFGISVWACGLAGRAVRWRDADLTIEAGDLLGERSASR, from the coding sequence ATGTTTGCGCACTTCCTGGCGGCTGCCTTCGGGGTCGTCACCGTCGCCGCGATCGCCTATACGTGCATCGCGACGGTTTGCATCGCCCGCTTCGGGCGCGAGCCGGAGCAGGCCGGCCTCGACCGACCGCCGCCGGTCACGCTGCTCGTGCCGCTGCACGGAGCCGAGTACGAACTCGAGGAGAATCTGCTCTCGTTTGCCTTACAGGACTATCCGGAGTGCCAGCTCGTTCTCGGCGTCGCCCGCGAGGACGATGCCGCGCTCGCCATCGCGCGGCGCGTTGCGGCCGCGCTGCCGGATCGCGATATCGAAATCGACATCGGCGAAGTTCCCGGCGCTCGCAATCCAAAGATCGCAAACGTGCTCTCGATGATGAAGAAGGTTCGTCACGACGTCTTGATTCTCGCCGATAGCGATACGCGCGTTACGCCGGCGTACGTTCGCTCCGTCACGGCCCCGTTGCACGACGAGAGCGTCGGGGTCGTCACCTGCCTGTTCGCCGGCGTCCCGGCCGGCACGCTCCCCTCGAAGCTCGGCGCGATGTTCATGACCGAGCAGTTCATACCGTCGGTGCTCGTGAACCGGCTCTTTCGCTTCCCGAAGCACTGCCTCGGCCCGACGAACGCGCTCCGCGCGGAGACGCTCGCCGCGATCGGCGGCTTCGAGGCGCTCGCCCCGCACCTCGCCGACGACTACATGCTCGGCAACTTCGCAGCGGCTCTCGGCCGCAGCGTGGAGATTTCGCGTTACGTCATCCACACGATCGTTTCGGACCCGACCCTTTCGGCGCTCTGGAAGCACGAGCTGCGCTGGCACCGCACGATCCGCGGCGTGCAGCCCGCCGGCTACGCCGGCATGTTTCTGACGTATCCCCTGCCGCTCGCGCTCCTGACGCTCGCCCTCGCGCCGCGCGCGGCGACGCTCGCACTGCTCGTTGTCGCCGCGCTGGCCCGGATCGTCTTGCAGCGCGTCTCGGCCCGCGCGCTGCGCGTTGCGCCGGCGTCGGTTTGGCTCGTGCTTCCCCGCGATCTGTTCGGCATCTCGGTCTGGGCGTGCGGCCTCGCCGGCCGCGCCGTGCGGTGGCGCGACGCCGATCTCACGATCGAGGCCGGCGACCTCCTCGGAGAGCGTTCTGCGTCCCGCTGA
- a CDS encoding beta-ketoacyl-ACP reductase: MDSLPLRERVGVVTGGSRGIGGAISSLLARDGANVAVLGLPEDRDRTQHLAGSLNGAAARIHFYETNVGVYDRCREAVEAVLREHGRIDFLVNNAGITRDRTVRKMSVEEWEAVLQVNLSGPFFMIKAVLDTMLAQGFGRIVNISSVVGESGNFGQANYAAAKAGLIGLTKTVALEVANRGITVNAVAPGFIDTDMTKAMPAQAIESAIAGTPQNRLGKPEEVAQLVRFLLDESSGYITGAVYNINGGWYM, translated from the coding sequence GTGGATAGTTTACCTCTCAGAGAACGTGTTGGAGTAGTCACCGGGGGATCGCGCGGCATCGGCGGCGCGATCAGCAGCTTGCTCGCTCGCGACGGAGCGAACGTCGCCGTCCTCGGTCTTCCCGAAGACCGGGACCGCACCCAGCATCTTGCCGGCAGCCTGAACGGCGCTGCGGCGCGCATACACTTTTACGAGACGAACGTCGGCGTCTACGATCGCTGCCGCGAAGCGGTGGAGGCCGTGCTTCGGGAACATGGGCGCATTGACTTCCTCGTCAACAACGCGGGAATCACTCGCGATCGGACGGTTCGTAAGATGTCCGTCGAGGAATGGGAAGCGGTCCTGCAAGTGAATCTGTCAGGGCCGTTTTTTATGATCAAGGCCGTGCTCGATACGATGCTCGCCCAAGGCTTCGGCCGAATCGTCAACATCAGTTCGGTCGTGGGCGAGAGCGGCAACTTCGGACAGGCGAACTATGCTGCCGCGAAGGCCGGCCTGATCGGGTTGACCAAGACGGTCGCGCTGGAAGTCGCAAACCGCGGCATCACGGTAAACGCCGTCGCTCCTGGCTTCATCGATACCGATATGACGAAGGCGATGCCCGCCCAAGCGATCGAGAGCGCGATCGCCGGTACGCCGCAGAACCGGCTCGGAAAACCGGAAGAGGTGGCGCAGCTCGTGCGCTTTCTGCTCGACGAGTCGTCGGGCTATATCACGGGCGCGGTCTATAACATCAACGGCGGCTGGTACATGTGA
- a CDS encoding helix-turn-helix transcriptional regulator, producing the protein MSDEEKSAASGAWRSLGDFIRGQRELANLSMRQLAEIAKISNPYLSQVERGLYKPSAEVLKSIANALHMSAETMYAQAGLLDDSETREEGHHGVEHAIKLDPRLTVDQKEALIRIYRSFVGRE; encoded by the coding sequence ATGAGCGACGAAGAGAAGAGCGCGGCGAGCGGCGCCTGGCGCAGCCTCGGCGACTTCATTCGGGGCCAGCGCGAGCTTGCGAACCTATCGATGCGCCAGCTGGCAGAGATCGCGAAGATCTCCAACCCCTACCTCAGCCAGGTCGAGCGCGGCCTCTACAAACCCTCGGCCGAGGTCCTCAAGAGCATCGCCAACGCACTTCACATGTCGGCCGAGACGATGTACGCCCAGGCCGGCCTCCTCGATGACTCCGAGACTCGCGAGGAGGGGCACCACGGCGTGGAGCACGCGATCAAGCTCGATCCGCGCCTGACCGTCGACCAAAAAGAGGCCCTGATCCGGATCTACCGCAGCTTCGTCGGCCGCGAGTAA
- a CDS encoding aldo/keto reductase — translation MNAASTIAVGKDLTVSRMGYGGMRLCGPGIWGWPADRENALRVLRRAVELGVNFIDTADAYGPAVNEEQIAQALAPYADGLVIATKGGSTRSGPSEWGRDGRPEHLREACEASLRRLRADRIDLYQLHAVDPNVPFDEQIGALRDLRDAGKIRHVGLSNVTLDQLKRAERIVEIVSVQNNYNVGHRVSEPELEYCEANGIAFIAYFPLDGGDLHVLEALTPIARRLHATIWQVGLAWLLTHSPALLPIPGTSSLEHLAENVAASSLVLAPEDVAALDLVAAAESAG, via the coding sequence ATGAACGCCGCGTCGACGATCGCAGTCGGTAAGGACCTCACGGTTTCGCGAATGGGCTACGGAGGGATGCGCCTCTGCGGGCCCGGCATCTGGGGCTGGCCGGCGGATCGCGAGAACGCGCTGCGCGTGCTGCGCCGGGCGGTCGAGCTCGGCGTGAATTTTATCGACACGGCCGACGCATACGGTCCCGCGGTCAACGAGGAGCAGATCGCGCAGGCGTTGGCGCCGTACGCGGACGGGCTCGTGATCGCGACGAAAGGCGGCTCGACGCGCTCGGGCCCGAGCGAGTGGGGGCGCGACGGCCGCCCGGAGCATCTGCGCGAGGCGTGCGAGGCAAGCTTGCGGCGCTTGCGGGCCGACCGGATCGATCTCTATCAACTGCATGCCGTCGACCCGAACGTTCCATTCGACGAACAAATCGGCGCGCTGCGCGATCTGCGCGATGCGGGAAAGATTCGCCACGTCGGGCTTTCGAACGTGACGCTCGACCAACTGAAGCGCGCGGAACGGATCGTTGAGATCGTCTCGGTTCAAAACAACTACAACGTCGGACACCGCGTCAGCGAGCCGGAGCTCGAGTATTGCGAGGCCAACGGGATCGCCTTCATCGCGTACTTTCCGCTGGACGGCGGCGACCTGCACGTGCTCGAGGCGCTGACGCCGATCGCGCGGCGCCTGCACGCGACGATCTGGCAGGTCGGCCTCGCCTGGCTCTTAACGCACTCGCCCGCCCTGCTCCCGATTCCGGGAACCTCGTCGCTCGAACACCTGGCCGAGAACGTGGCGGCGTCCTCGCTCGTGCTTGCGCCCGAGGACGTCGCGGCGCTCGATCTCGTCGCGGCCGCCGAAAGCGCGGGGTAG
- a CDS encoding phosphate ABC transporter ATP-binding protein: MTAAVATDELLSTEDLSAYYGERRAVGDVTIKFPRRAVTALIGPSGCGKTTFVRCLNRIHEVGFDARVAGRVILDGQDIYAGDVDPMSIRRRIGMVFQRPNPFPTLSILDNTLACAGPGLNRRQKLETAERALRSAALWDEVKDKLRTSPLRLSGGQQQRLCIARAVAAQPEVLLMDEPTASLDPIATAVIEELMLSLTEEFTIVAVTHNMQQAARVSDYTAFMLADESGVGRLIEVDETSKLFTKPSDPRTEDYITGRFG, from the coding sequence GTGACCGCCGCCGTTGCGACCGACGAGCTGCTCTCCACCGAAGACCTGAGCGCCTATTACGGCGAGCGCCGGGCCGTCGGCGACGTCACGATCAAGTTTCCGCGTCGCGCGGTCACCGCGCTGATCGGTCCGTCGGGCTGCGGCAAGACGACCTTCGTGCGTTGCCTCAACAGAATCCACGAAGTTGGCTTCGACGCCCGCGTCGCCGGGCGCGTGATTCTCGATGGGCAAGACATCTACGCCGGCGACGTCGATCCGATGTCGATCCGCCGCCGCATCGGCATGGTCTTTCAGCGTCCGAACCCGTTCCCGACCCTCTCGATCCTCGATAATACCTTGGCGTGCGCCGGCCCCGGCCTCAACCGCCGCCAGAAGCTCGAGACGGCGGAGCGAGCGCTGCGCTCGGCGGCGCTCTGGGACGAGGTGAAGGACAAGCTGCGAACGAGCCCGCTGCGCCTCTCCGGCGGTCAGCAGCAACGGCTCTGCATCGCGCGTGCGGTCGCGGCGCAGCCGGAGGTGCTGCTCATGGACGAGCCGACGGCCTCGCTCGACCCGATTGCAACGGCGGTGATCGAAGAGTTGATGTTGTCGCTGACCGAAGAGTTCACGATCGTCGCCGTGACGCACAACATGCAGCAGGCGGCGCGCGTCTCCGATTACACGGCGTTTATGCTTGCCGACGAGAGCGGCGTCGGCCGCCTCATCGAGGTTGACGAGACCTCGAAACTCTTTACGAAGCCCAGCGATCCCCGAACCGAGGATTACATTACCGGCCGCTTCGGCTAA